GGCCGTCGCCGCGCTGGTGACGGTCCTCTACACGGCCGTCACCCTGCTCGGCCCGGAGGTGGTCATCGTCGGCGGCGGCCTGGCCGAGGCCGAGGACCTCCTGCTCGACCCGCTGCGGCGCGGGCTGGAGGAGCGGCTGACGTTCCAGCGGCGGCCGAGGCTGGTCCGGGCCGCACTGGGTGATCAGGCAGGATGTCTGGGCGCGGCCCTGCTGGCCGAAGGCACGAAGCACTGACGCGACGGAGGAGCCCGTGACGCTGCTGGCCAACGCCAAGGTCGTGACCCCGGAGGAGATCCTCGACCCCGGCTGGGTGGAGGTGGACGGCGAGCGGATCGTCGGCGTCGGTGCCGGGACGCCGGACCGGCCCGCCGACGTCGACCTGGCCGGGCGGACCGTCGTACCCGGGTTCGTCGACACCCACGTGCACGGCGGCGGCGGTGGGTCGTACCTGCGTGCCGACCCCGAGGAGACCGCGCGGGTGGCGGCGTTCCACCTCTCGCACGGCACCACCACGACGTTCGCCAGTCTGGTCTCCACCACCGCGGAGGAGCTGGAACGCCAGGTCGCGGCGACGTCGGACCTCGTGCTCGACGGAGTGGTCGCCGGGATGCACCTGGAGGGCCCGTGGATCAGCGAGGTCCGCCGCGGCGCTCACGACCCCGCCTACCTGCGGCCGGCCGAACCCGCTGAGCTGGACCGGCTGCTGCGCCTGGGCAAGGGCACGGTGTCGATGGTGACGCTGGCGCCGGAGCTGCCGGGCGGGCTGGACGCGGTCCGTCAGGTGACCGGCGCGGGCGTGGTCGTCGCGGTCGGGCACAGCGACGCCGACTACGCCACGGTGATCGCCGCCGTGGACGCCGGCGCCCGAGTGGCCACCCACCTGTTCAACGGCATGCCGCCGCTGCACCACCGGACCCCGGGGCCGGTGGGCGCCCTGCTGGAGGACCCGCGGGTGACGGTGGAACTCATCGCCGACGGCATGCACGTACACCCCGGGGTGATCGCGGTGGCGGCCCGCTCGGCCGGGCCGGGCCGGGTCTCGCTGGTCACCGACGCGATGAACGCGGCCGGGATGCCCGACGGGATCTACGACCTCGGTGGGCAGTCCGTACGCGTCGACCACGGACTGGTGAAGCTGGTCCACGGCGACTCGATCGCCGGCAGCACCCTGACCATGGACGTGGCGTTCCGGCTGGTGGTCCGCGAGGCCGGCTTCGACCTGCGCGACGCGGCGCGGATGTCGGCCACCACACCGGCGGCGACGTTCGGGCTCACCGACGTGGGCTCCCTGGCGCCGGGGCTGCTCGCCGACCTGGTGGTGCTGGACGAGGACCTGCGGACGGTCGCGGTGATGCGGCGCGGCGGCTGGGTGTCGCGTGAAGCCGCCGCCGACGAGCTGTCGTCCCACTGACCGCCGTTCCCCACTGACCGCTGTTTCCTACTGACTAAGGAGAATCTGCGATGCCGCTGGTGCCGACCGGACAGATCGTTGGGGACGCGGCGCGGGCCGGTCGCGGTGTCGGCGCGTTCAACGTGATCCAGCTCGAGCACGCGCAAGCGCTGGTTGACGGTGCCGAACGCGCGGGGGCGCCGGTGATCCTGCAGATCAGCGAGAACGCCGTGAAGTACCACCGTGCGCTGGAGCCGATCGGGCTGGCCACGCTCGCGGTGGCCCGCACGGCGTCCGTGCCGGTGGCGGTCCACCTCGACCACGCCACCCGGCCCGAACTCGTGCGCGAGGCCGTCGCGCTCGGCTTCGGCTCGGTGATGTACGACGCGTCGGTCCTGCCGTACGACGAGAACGTCCAGGCCACGCGGGACGTGGTCGAACACTGCCACGCGGCCGGAGTGTTCGTGGAGGCCGAGCTCGGTGAGGTCGGCGGCAAGGACGGCGTACACGCTCCGGGCGCGCGGACCGATCCGGCCGAGGCCGCGGCGTTCGTGGAGGCCACCGGCATCGACGCGCTCGCCATCGCGGTGGGCACCTCGCACGCGATGCTGGAGAAGACCGCGTCGCTCGACCTCGACCTGATCGCCGCCAACCGCAAGGCGGTGCCGGTCCCGCTCGTGCTGCACGGCTCGTCCGGGGTACCCGACGCCGACCTCACCCGGGCCGTGGAGGCGGGGATGACGAAGGTCAACATCGCCACCTCGCTGAACCAGGCGTTCACGGGTGCGGTGCGCGACTACCTCAGCGCCAACCCGAAGGTCGTCGACACCCGTAAGTACCTCGCGCCGGGACGCGACGCGGTCGCCGCCGAGGTGGCCCGCCTGCTGGGTGTCCTCCGCGCGGCCTGAACCGAGCCGACGGGCCGGGGCCGGCACCGGCCGGTGCGCGTCAGGTGCCCGGTAGGCGACGGCTCACGACCTCCGCGGGCCGATCACCTGGTCGGCCAATTGGCGCGCGAGCCGCGCCGGGTCGGTGTGGGGTTTCGTCACCCCGGCCGCGAGGGTTCCGTCGATGAGCAGCATGAGCTGGTCGGCGGCCGACGCCGGCTGCTGATGGCCGGCCTTGACGAGCTCCTCCTCGAGGAGTTCGTGGACGCGCTCGCGGTACTCGCGGGTGATCCTGTGTGCGGGATGGTCGGGATCGGTCAGGGCGAGGTCGGCCGACAGGTACCTGCAGCCGCGAAAGTCCGGGGTCTCGATGACCTCGGCGAGCATGTCGAAGATCGACAGCAGGCGAACGCGTGGATCATCGCCCGCAGCCCGCATGGTGGTGCGGAAGAGCTCCTCGTCCTCTGCCGTGGTCACTCGTAGCACCTCGGCGATGAGCCCGTCCTTTCCGCCGAAGTGCTCATACAGCGAACGTCGGGCGACATTCGCCTCCTTGAGGATGGCGTCGACACCCACCCCGACTCCCTGGCTGTACGTCAGTTCCTTGGCTGCGGCGATCAGCCGTTCGCGTGGGCGGCTCGCGGTGCGGGTGGTCATGAGGGCAGCGTGCCACGGGGTTGCCAGTAGAACAACCGGTCTATATGGTTTGTAGACCGACCGTTCTATCTAGGGAGTCGACGTGACCCAGCTCACCACCTCGGAGATCATCGACCGCTTCAACCACGCTTTCGTCCACCACGACCCCACCGCCCTGGACGACCTGATCGCCGACGACTGCGTGATGGAGGCGATCCAACCGGCACCGGACGGGGCCCGCACCGAAGGCCGCGAGGCGTGCCTGACCTTCTGGCGGGCGCTGGCCGAGGACCACAGCACACAGTTCGAGCCCGAGGAGGTCTCGGTGTCGGGCGAACGCGCGACCATCCGCTGGCGCTACCGCTTCGGAGACGGTCCCGCGGACTCGGTGCGCGGGGTGAACCTGATGCGGGTGCGGGACGGGCGGATCGCCGAAGCGCTCGGATACAGCAAGACCGGCGGCGAGATTCCGCTCGCCGCCGAATGAGCAGCCGACACGAGACGGGGATCGAACAATGAACAAGCCAAGCGGGTTCGCTGTCCAGCCGGTCCTGCGTACCAACGACATCGAGCGGTTGGGCTCCTTTTACACCGAGCTGTTCGGCGCGAAGGAGGAGCTGAGTGTGCCGGGCAGGAAGGGGCCGTTCTTCGTGACGCTCCGGTTCGGTGACGCCAGCGTTTGTCTGGTCGCCGACAAACGGGGAGCCGACGCGGAGCCGGCCCGGGTCACCGTCGCCGTGTTCGCCGTCTTCGTCGAGAACGTCGACGAGCTGCTGCCAAGGGTGAAACCGGCGGGCGGGGAGGTGCACGGCAAGGCCAAGGACATGCCGTGGGGCCATCGGGTCGCCCATATCTGCGACCCGGACGGCAATGCGCTCAATCTCACCCAGCAGCTCTGAGCACACTCGGCCCGGCCGGAGTAGTCCGGTCGCCGGACCGCCGCCGAACCGGTCCGCGGGCCGGCCTACGTACGGGTGCTCTCCGCGCTCGACGATCTGCCCGCGGAGCTCATGGGCACCGGCGATTCCTCGCGGCGTCCTCACGGTCGTTGCACCATCTGGTGGACGTCCACCCATTCGGGCGGGATGTACTCGGGGTGGCCGTGGCTGCCCATGCGGACGGTCCAGCCTTTGTGGTGGACGAACGTGTGGTGGGTCTTGCACAGGAGCACTCCGTTGTCGAGGTCGGTCGGCCCGAAGTCGTCCCAAGCCGTCATGTGGTGGGCGACGCAGCGTCGTTCTGGCACTTGGCATTCGGGAAAGTGGCAGTGGGAGCCGTCGCGGACGGCGAGTGCGCGGCGCTGCGCTTCGGTGAAGAACCGGTCCGCCATTCCGACGTCGAGGACCTCGCCATTGCCGCCGAGGACGACGGGGATGATGTTCGCGTCGCACGCCATCCTCCGGATCGTGGCGACCGAGACCGGCTCCCCGCGCAGACCGGTGATGCGAGCCGATCCACCGCCGCCGCACTTGCTGCACCCGTCGTGGGGGTCGATGGGCTGGTTGGGGTCGCCACGGTCGTAGGTGTCGGTTGCGGCGTCGGGGTCGAGGGCAGCCTCGGGCTCCGCCGCGCCCTCTTCGGGTTCGGCGTCGTCGTCTTCCGGTCTGAGGTCGCAGTCCTCGGGTCCGGTATGTGGTTCCGGATTCCCGTTGTGTGGTTCGGGTTGCGGATCCCATCGGGGTCCCGGCTCAGTTTCGGGGCCGGTACCGGTGGCGGTGTTCGGTTGTGGGTGCTGGCCGGGTTCTCGCGGTGCGGGTATCCGCTCCGCGGCCCCGGCCGGCGGGTCCGGCTGGTCGGCTGGTGTTTTCTCGTTGTCTGGTTGACCTTTCGAGGCGGTTGCTGTGGTCTCCGCGCCGCCGGGAGTCGCCGTCGGGTCGCCAGTGCCGGCCGGGGTGTTGGGCTGGACGGGGGCGCTGGTCAGGTCCGGGTCGCCGAGGTCGGCAGGCTCGGCGGTTTCGCCGGGCCCGCTCGTCGCGTCCAGGTCACCGGCATCGGCCGGGTCGCCGGACTGGACGGGGTCGCTCGTCACGTCCGGGTCGCCGGCGTCGTCGTGGTCGTCAGGCACGCTGGCGTCAGCAGGCTCGATGGTGGGGCCGCTCGTGTCGTCGGGTTCGGTGACTCCTTGGCCCGGAGGGGGTTCCGGCCGGGTGTCATCGGCGTTCTCGCCAGGCTCGGCGTCTGCACTGGGCTCGGCGCTCTTCTCTTTGCTGTCCTCGGTGCCGCCGGCCTTCTTGCTGGGCTTGCGGGCCTTGCGCTTGGCGGCCTTGCGCTGTGCTTGGCGTTTGGCGTCGGGGGTTTGGCAGCCGCATGGCATGGGGCGGACGGGGTTGAGGTCGTCGATGGTGCCGGACCCGAGGCCGTTCCCCAGTTGCTGCAGGTGGATCAGGACGGTGACACAGTCCCGGCCCCGGCCGCGGTTGGGCGATGCCTCCCACTCGGCCATCCGGGCGATGAGTTCGGCGAACGCGTCACCACGCTTCTGGTCCAGGGGACGGTCGTCAGGTTCGGCGCGCTTGTCGGCGGCGACGAGTGCTTCGATGATTTTGCGGAGTTGTTCCATCTCCAGCACCGGCAGTTTGATCACCACGGTTTCGGAGCCGGGAACACCGTTGGGCCGGTAGAACAGGGACCTGCTGCGTTCGGCGGCGCGTTCGGCGGCGTCGAGTTCCTTGCCGAGCTGCTTCTCCCATTCCTCGGGCGCGATGACCCGCAACAGGTGCCTGCCCAGCAGGCGTACGTCGTCAGGGTTGCGCCGCCGGGATTCGGCGATCAGGTACTCCTCGGCCTTGACACGTTGTTCGAGACTGATCCACTTGGGCAGATCGGTGATCGCGGCGGCGATCACCTGGGCGTGCCGGAAGGAGACCTCCCCTCGTGCCATGGCGCGGGCGGTCAACGTGATGGTGCGGTCCAGGTCGCGGGCGAGGTTGACGGTGGCGTAGGAGTCCTTCGTGCCCATCCGCTGGGTGGTGCGCAGCCACGCCGCTGTCGTGGCCGCGCCGGTGGTTTTGCCGATGTCGCAGGCCTCTGCTTGGCGTACCCACCCGAGCTTCAGCGCGTCGAGCCGGGACTCCTCCACGGTCAGTTCGCTGATCAGCTCTCCGAGATCACCCACCGACACATAGGTGGAGGGGGTGGACAGCGCTTTGTCGAGTCCGGCACGGAACATGCCGACCGCAGCCCTTAGCTCGGCGACGGTGCCACTGCCACCGTCCCAGCCCGGAGAGTCCTGCGTCATCGAATGCATGTCCCTCTCCTCAGGTTTGTGTGGGGAGGTTGAGGGTGATTCCGCCGAGGCAGAGGTAGATCATGGCGGTGAGGGAGTCTGGTCCTGGGTGTCCGTAGCCGCGGCGTTGGATGACGCGGATTTTGCTGTTGATGCCTTCTGCTCGTGAGTTGGACAGGCCGAGTTCGACGGCTGCGATGGTTTGTTGGAAGTACTTCTTCAGGCGGGTGGCCAGTTGGCGCATCGCGGGGATGGTGGATCGGAACGCGCGGGTGATCCACCTTCGAAGGTAGCGGCGGGCCTGTTCGGGTGGGATGCGGTAGAGGTCTCGTAGTTGTTCTTTGAGGGTCCAGGCGCGGAAGAGCTGGTAGTTGTGGCGGCGCAGGGCGTTGATGAGGGCGCGGCGGTCGTCGGTGAGGTTTTCAGCGCCTGAGCGCAGCGCTGTCTTCAGCCGTCGCCACGCCCTGGCCGGGGCGTTGACCTGTGCGACGGTGTGCTGCTTGGCCGGGCTGGCCGGGGCGGCCGGGCTGGCCGGGTTGGCCGGGGCGGCTGGCAGTGGTGGGACGGCGGGGTTGGCCTGGCGGGCTCTGTCGAGGGCTTCGTTGGCCCACTTGATGACGTGGAAGGGGTCCAGGCACACCGCGGCCTGTGGCGCCTTCTGTGCGGCGACGGGCATGTAGATCGGGGAGCCGTCCATGGTGATCGCGGTCAGCTGTTTGCTGCGGTCAGGGCCCAGGGCGGTGAAGAAGCCCTCGAACGCCTTGCGGGTGCGGTCCTTGGTCACCCAGACCACCCGGCCGGTGTCGTGGTCGCAGACGATGGTCAGGTAGTGGTGGCCGCGTTTGTAGGAGATCTCGTCCACCCCGATCCGATACAGCCCGTCCAGCCGGTCGGTGGGCAGATGGTCGGCCACCAGCATTCTCACCGCCCGGTCCACCGCCTCCCACGAGCACCGCAGCAGCCGGGCCACGCTCGTCTTGTCCATGCGCTGGGCCAGCCAGCCGATCACGTCCTGGAAGTCGCGGGTGTGCCGGGCGTTGCGCCGCGCCCAGGGCACGGTCTCGGTGCGGATTCCACACGCCGGGCAGGCGATCCGGGCGATGTCGGCGGCCAGCCACACCTTGGTGGCCCCGAAGTCCAGGTGGCGCCAGCGGCGGCGGGATATGTCATAGCGGGCCCGGGTGGAGAACCCGCACTCACACCGGTAGCGGCGGCCACGCCGGCGGCGAAGGCCAAGAACGAGGCCGTCGGTGGTGAAGTCCACCGAGCACACCGATGCCCCGGACAAACCCAGAATGCGGTTGAATACCGTGGTGACGCGCACGTGCGTTGCTCCAGACGGTTAAGGATTCGACACCCAGAACCTAAGGGCAACCACGTGCGCGTCTTCTCATGCCCCGCCCCGCCCCACACACCCCAACCCAGCCACACCAACCCCCCTCCCGGCCCTGGTTACGAACCCACACCAAGCCGAGGAGAGGGATGCATGTTCGAACTCTACCGGCTGCCACCGACACCTCACCTGTTGTCCACAAGGGCAAGCCGATCAGCCACCTGTGGACAAAAAGCTGGCAGCCGCCACCTCGCCGGTCCCTTATGGCCGGCACTTCTGGCCCGGGACGTGGGCAGGTTCGTGAACCTGGCGTGGTCGAAAGGTCAGCGGTCCGTGTCGTCCAGACGCGGAACCTGACGGTACGGCTCAGAGAACGAGGTCGGCGTACCGCTGGATCATCGTGGCGAGCACATCGTCGGGATCGGCGGCCCACACGTCGGCGTTGAAGATCTCCACCTCGATGTCGCCGGTGTAGCCGGCCGCGTCGACCGCCTCCCGGAACGGCCGGAAGTCGATCACGCCGTCGCCCATCATTCCCCGGGCCAGCAGCGCGTCCGCGGGGATCGGCAGGTTGAAGTCGCACACCTGGAAGGACGCGATCCGCCCACCCGCACGGGCGATCTGGGCGAAGACAGCCGGGTCCCACCACAGGTGGAAGGTGTCCACGACGACGCCGACCTGCTCGACCGGGAACAGTTCGGCCAGGTCGAGTGCCTGCGCCAGGGTGGACAGCACCGCGCGGTCCGCGCAGTACATCGGGTGCAGAGGCTCGAGGGCGAGGCGGACACCGCGTTCACCGGCGTACGGCGCGAGTTCGGCGACCGCGTCGGCTACTCGTTCCCGCGCCGCGGGGAGGTTCCGGGACCCGTCCGGCAGCCCGCCCACGACCAGCACCAGGCAGGGCGCGCCGAGCGCCGCTGCCTCGTCGATCGCGAGCCGGTTGTCGTCAAGTGCGCGTTGACGGGCAGCAGGCTCGGCGGCGGTGAGGAAACCACCCCGGCACAGCGAGGAAACCCGGAGGCCCGTATCGCGTACGAGGGTGGCCGCGCGTTCCACCCCGATGTCCTGCACGGGTTCGCGCCACAGGCCGATGGCGGGGATTCCCTTGCGTACACAGCCGGCGACCGCCTGCGCGACACCCCAGCTGTTGGTGGTCTTCTGGTTGAGAGACAACCGTGTCAAGTCCGCCTTGACGAGACTCCCGGCGGCACCGTCGGCAGCACTCACGCGGCGACTCCGTGCAGGGCAAGGAAAGTTCGCATCCGGGCAGCGGCGAGGTCCGGGTCCGGCAGCAGTCCGGCCCGGTCGGCGAGCCGGAACGCCTCCACCAGATGAGGAACGCTGCGCGCGCTCTGCAGCCCGCCCACCATCGCGAACGCGTCCTGGTGGCCGGAAAGCCAGGCCAGGAAGCAGATCCCGGTCTTGTAGTAGTACGTCGGTGTGCCGAACAGGTGCCGCGACAGCGGAACGGTCGGCCCGAACGCCTCGTCGTAGGCAGCGGTGTCACCGGCGTCCAGCGCGGCCAGCGCGGTCGCGGCGGCGGGTGCGATGGCGGCGAAGATCCCCAGCAGGGCGTCGGATCCGGAGGCGATCAGGTCGGGATAGTTGAAGTCGTCGCCGGTGTAGAGGCGTACGCCCGCGGGCAGGGCCGACCGCACGGCGATCTCGTGGTCGGCGTCGAGCAAGGACACCTTGACACCATCGACCACGCCCGCGTGGTCGCGTACCAGCGACAGGAACGTGTCCGTCGCGGCGGCGAGGTCGGCCGAACCCCAGTAGCCGCTCAGTGCGGGGTCGAACATCGGCCCCAGCCAGTGCAGGATCGCCGGGCGGCGTACCTGGCCGAGCAGCCGGTCGTAGACCTTGCGGTAGTCGTCGGCGTCCCGGGCAGCGGACGCCAGGTGCCGGCTGGCCATCAGGATGGGCTGTGCACCGGCGTTCTCGACCACCGCGAGCTGTTCCTCGTACGCCGCGACCACGTCGTCCAGGCTCGGTGGCCCGGCAGCGGCGGAAGCGCCCAGGGCCGGCAGCTGGTCGGTTCCCGCGCCGCAGGCGATTCGCCCGCCACAGGACGCGGCCTCGGCGGCGCTGCGCCGGATCAGCTCCGCCGTGGTGTCCCAGGTCAGGCCCATGCCGCGCTGCGCGGTGTCCATCGCGTCGGCGACCCCAAGGCCGTGCGCCCACAGGTGCCGGCGGAAGGCCAGGGTCGCGTCCCAGTCCAGTCGGGCCGGTGCGCCGGGAGTGTTGTCGGCGAACGGGTCGGCCACCACGTGCGCGGCGGCGAACGCGACCCGGGAGGTGAAGCCCTCGCCGCGCCGGACCCACTGCGGCGGCGCCATCAGTTCGTACGGCCGGATCGATCCGTCCTCCGAGGGGAGGTTCAGCCGTGTGCCGGTCACGCGCCGACCTCCGGCACCTCGATCCGCCGGCCCTCCCGGGACGACGCGATGCCGAGCTCGGCCAGCTGAACGCCCCGGGCCGCAGCCAGGAAGTCGTACGGGAACGGCGCGGCGTCCTCCTCCAGCACGTGCCGCAGGAACTGTTCCCACTCGGCCTTGAAACCGTTGTCGTACTCCGCGTTGTCCGGCACCTGCTGCCACTGCTCGCGGAACGGCTCGGTGACCGGCAGATCGGGATTCCACACCGGCATCGGCGTGGTCGAGCGGTGCTGGATCCGGCAGTTGCGCAGTCCGGCGACCGCGCTGCCCTCGGTGCCGTCGACCTGGAACTCCACCAGTTCGTCGCGGTAGACCCGCACCGCCCAGGAGGAGTTGAGCTGGGCGATGGTGCCGTCCTCCAGCTCGAAGATCGCGTACGCGGCGTCGTCGGCGGTGGCCTCGTAGGCCTGGCCCTGCTCGTCCCACCGCTGCGGGATGTGGGTCACCGAACGGGCGGTGACGGCACGCACCCGGCCGGCGATCGACTCCAGGACGTAGTTCCAGTGGCAGAACATGTCCAGGGTGATCCCGCCGCCGTCCTCGGCGCGGTAGTTCCAGCTCGGCCGCTGCGCGCGCTGCCAGTCGCCCTCGAACACCCAGTAGCCGAACTCTCCGCGTACGGAAAGAATCCGGCCGAAGAACCCGCCCTCGACCAGCCGCCGGAGCTTGCGCAGGCCGGGGAGGAAGACCTTGTCCATCACTACGCCGTTCTTCACCCCCGCCTCGCGGGCCGCCCGGACGAGCTCGAGCGCGCCGGCCACCGAGTCCGAGGTCGGCTTCTCGCAGTAGATGTGCCGGCCGGCGGCGATCGCGGCGAGCACCGACTTCTCTCGGGCGCGGGTCGTCTGGGCGTCGAAGTAGATCAGGGTGGAGGGGTCGGACAGGGCGGTGTCGAGGTCGGTGGTCCACCGGTTCAGGCCGTGGCGGTCGGCGATGTCGCGCAGCTTCTGCTCGGAGCGGCCGACCAGGAGAGGGGCGGGAACGACGCGGGTGCCGTCGGCGAGCTCGACGCCGCCCTGGTCCCGAATGGCGAGGATCGACCGCACCAGGTGCTGGTTGTACCCCATCCGGCCGGTCACGCCGTTCATGACGATCCCGACTTCACGCACGGCCATCGGACCCTCCCCGCTGAACGAACCTGTCTGGGAAACAGGATGGAAAACGCTTTCCGACGATTCGAAGGAGCCTAGCCGAGCCGGTCGACCGTGAGCAAGCCCGGCAACGGGCAGGGGTCGGACGCTGTCGGACCCTGTGGGAGCACGTCGTCGGGCAGATCGTCGGGCAGGTCCCTGGGCCGCCGGGTGCACCCTCGGGTACGCCGGGCAGGGTCGAGGCATTTTCCCGCGCCGGCTGGCTCGCCGGTGCGTCTGCCCACCCGCGCGGGCGGGCGATCCGGCATGCTGGGGCGCGTACGTCGGACCAGGCAGACCCACACCGACGTGACCCGGCGTACACCGACGTACACCGGGAACGAACTGCGGGCGGAGACACGGAACACATGAGCATTCCCACGGTGGTCACCCTCGGCGACGTCGCCCGGCGGGCCGGGGTGTCGCTGGCGACCGCGTCGCGGGTGCTCAACGGCAGCACCCGGCGCGTCAACGAGGACCTGCGGGTCGTCGTGCTGAAGGCGGCGCAGGAGCTCGGCTACTCGCCCAACCTGCACGCCCAGGCGGTCGCGCGCGGGACGAGTTCGACCGTCGGCCTGGTCATGCACGACATCGCCGACCCGTACTTCTCCGCGATCGCCTCCGGGGTGATGCGCGTCGCCGACGAGCGTGGCCTGATCGTCACGCTGGGCACCACCTCGCGCAATCCCAACCGAGAGTTGCAGTACGTCGCGATGATGCGGGCCCAGCGTGCCCGGGCGGTGATCCTCGCCGGCACCCGTACCGCCGACAAGGAACAGACCGAGCGGCTGGCCGCGGAGGTCACGGCGTTCCGGCGTTCGGGCGGCCGGGTCGCCTGCGTGAGCCAGCACAAGCTGCCCGCCGACACGGTGCTGCCGGAGAACCGCGCGGGGGCGCGGGAGCTGGCGGTGAGGCTGGCCGAGCTCGGGCACCGGCGGTTCGGGGTACTCGCCGGTCCGCGCCAGTTGCTGACGGCGCGCGACCGGCTGGCGGGGTTCAAGGCGGGCCTGGCCGAGAAGGGCGTACGGCTCGCGCCGGACGCGGTCGTCGACGGGCCCTTCACCCGCGACGGCGGGTACCAGGCGGCACGCGACCTGATGGCCCGCGGGCTCGGCGTCTCGTGCGTCTTCGCGGTCAACGACGTGATGGCGGTCGGTGCGATGGCGGCCTGCCGCGACGAGGGCGTCGACGTTCCGCGGGATCTTTCCATCGCCGGCTTCGACGACATCCAGACGTTGCGCGACCTGGTCCCGCCGCTGACCACGGTCCGGCTCCCGCTGGAGGAGATGGGCGTGCGCGCCGCGGAGCTGGCGCTGGAGCTGGACGCTCCGGAGAAGGACCGGCTGGTGCGCGTACGCGGCGAGGTCGTGATCCGGGAGAGCACCCGCAAGGTCCGCGGCTGACCCGCGCGCGGTGGCAACCCGCTCTGGGGCGGACGTCAGGTGCGTTTCGGTGTGTCCTGGATGATCTCGCGTGCCGCACGGACGAGGGCGGCG
This Actinopolymorpha cephalotaxi DNA region includes the following protein-coding sequences:
- a CDS encoding dihydrodipicolinate synthase family protein, which encodes MTGTRLNLPSEDGSIRPYELMAPPQWVRRGEGFTSRVAFAAAHVVADPFADNTPGAPARLDWDATLAFRRHLWAHGLGVADAMDTAQRGMGLTWDTTAELIRRSAAEAASCGGRIACGAGTDQLPALGASAAAGPPSLDDVVAAYEEQLAVVENAGAQPILMASRHLASAARDADDYRKVYDRLLGQVRRPAILHWLGPMFDPALSGYWGSADLAAATDTFLSLVRDHAGVVDGVKVSLLDADHEIAVRSALPAGVRLYTGDDFNYPDLIASGSDALLGIFAAIAPAAATALAALDAGDTAAYDEAFGPTVPLSRHLFGTPTYYYKTGICFLAWLSGHQDAFAMVGGLQSARSVPHLVEAFRLADRAGLLPDPDLAAARMRTFLALHGVAA
- a CDS encoding Gfo/Idh/MocA family protein, with amino-acid sequence MAVREVGIVMNGVTGRMGYNQHLVRSILAIRDQGGVELADGTRVVPAPLLVGRSEQKLRDIADRHGLNRWTTDLDTALSDPSTLIYFDAQTTRAREKSVLAAIAAGRHIYCEKPTSDSVAGALELVRAAREAGVKNGVVMDKVFLPGLRKLRRLVEGGFFGRILSVRGEFGYWVFEGDWQRAQRPSWNYRAEDGGGITLDMFCHWNYVLESIAGRVRAVTARSVTHIPQRWDEQGQAYEATADDAAYAIFELEDGTIAQLNSSWAVRVYRDELVEFQVDGTEGSAVAGLRNCRIQHRSTTPMPVWNPDLPVTEPFREQWQQVPDNAEYDNGFKAEWEQFLRHVLEEDAAPFPYDFLAAARGVQLAELGIASSREGRRIEVPEVGA
- a CDS encoding LacI family DNA-binding transcriptional regulator; translation: MSIPTVVTLGDVARRAGVSLATASRVLNGSTRRVNEDLRVVVLKAAQELGYSPNLHAQAVARGTSSTVGLVMHDIADPYFSAIASGVMRVADERGLIVTLGTTSRNPNRELQYVAMMRAQRARAVILAGTRTADKEQTERLAAEVTAFRRSGGRVACVSQHKLPADTVLPENRAGARELAVRLAELGHRRFGVLAGPRQLLTARDRLAGFKAGLAEKGVRLAPDAVVDGPFTRDGGYQAARDLMARGLGVSCVFAVNDVMAVGAMAACRDEGVDVPRDLSIAGFDDIQTLRDLVPPLTTVRLPLEEMGVRAAELALELDAPEKDRLVRVRGEVVIRESTRKVRG